In the genome of Pseudoglutamicibacter cumminsii, one region contains:
- a CDS encoding DUF3040 domain-containing protein: MGLSESERRMLAEMEKQLHADPQFSSTMRRVEQTPQNKLSTRNIALGALIAFAGLGVLLSGIAISAGLIVTVILGIVGFAIMVVGTALALRKTEQVVTTSSPNNSSARRGDSFMARLEKEWDNRHNQG, encoded by the coding sequence GTGGGTTTATCTGAGAGTGAGCGCCGTATGCTCGCTGAGATGGAGAAGCAACTCCACGCAGATCCACAGTTTTCGAGCACGATGCGCCGCGTTGAGCAGACGCCGCAGAACAAGCTGAGCACCCGCAATATAGCGCTGGGTGCGTTGATCGCGTTTGCTGGCTTGGGTGTTCTCCTTTCGGGTATCGCAATCAGTGCTGGACTGATCGTGACGGTCATCCTGGGAATTGTCGGGTTCGCGATCATGGTTGTAGGTACCGCGCTCGCTCTGCGGAAGACAGAGCAGGTGGTGACCACGTCGAGCCCAAATAATTCGAGTGCTCGCCGCGGCGATAGTTTCATGGCGCGGCTTGAAAAAGAATGGGACAACCGCCACAACCAGGGATAG
- a CDS encoding ATP-binding cassette domain-containing protein: MERRKIIEMRGVTRQYGADSTAGVFDVDLDIYAGEYVAIVGPSGAGKSTLLQLLGLLDAPNKGSYVFAGQDLTKATEKDRDRLRADSIGFVFQASHVLPHLDALSNASLGMVPHAVPLQERSEIAFEAMNSLGIGDRATYKAGVLSGGERQRLAVARALASQPELVLADEPTGALDTASGMAVLADLERAREHGATLIVITHDEEVAARAHRVIRIVDGRIAEDTGVSQSIPSGVSVPPEKPRRGPLRTRVADVLAESLTEVLLRGIRTAFLVLAFALGIGGLIASVGISQTAAVQINERLEAAAFDEVWVTTPYYEREELEESLARDQERIQQLPHVQRVTRMIQLPASSTGLYRLEPGDVNSGGGLQIIAVDDEFFAAQDLTVGKKQTADLFGIPAVNSVAVVGPDALQALNLPSSGADGSIVVGDHRLNVVDSFTTGERRPGLSNAVLVPLSLAPQLHLGQPQLLIRTEKGFPAALAEAVPMQLDAADPGSYRVQTVADLRNLRMGVSTDLDALVGIMAATLLILAAVSASTSMYLTVLSRAPEIALRRALGTTRKGIAARFVTEGVLIGFIGGAVGALAGVIGVVVVSAAQGWTPQVEPWLVPVGLGLGVVAGLVSAVVPAFIASKQPPSNAL, encoded by the coding sequence ATGGAACGCCGCAAAATCATTGAGATGCGTGGGGTGACCCGCCAATACGGTGCAGACAGCACCGCTGGTGTCTTCGACGTCGACCTTGACATTTACGCTGGCGAATACGTCGCCATAGTGGGCCCCTCCGGTGCGGGCAAGAGCACGCTCCTACAGCTGCTCGGTTTGCTCGATGCCCCAAACAAGGGCTCGTACGTCTTTGCCGGTCAGGACCTGACCAAGGCGACGGAGAAGGACCGCGACAGACTCCGGGCTGACAGCATCGGCTTCGTCTTCCAGGCCTCGCACGTGTTGCCGCACCTGGACGCGTTGTCGAACGCCTCCCTCGGGATGGTTCCGCACGCTGTACCGCTACAGGAGCGATCCGAGATCGCGTTCGAGGCGATGAACAGCCTCGGCATCGGCGACCGTGCAACGTACAAAGCGGGAGTGCTTTCCGGTGGCGAGAGGCAGCGGCTCGCTGTGGCGCGCGCGTTGGCCTCGCAACCCGAGCTGGTGCTCGCCGACGAGCCAACTGGTGCGCTCGACACCGCATCCGGGATGGCAGTGCTAGCAGACCTTGAACGTGCGCGAGAGCACGGGGCAACGCTCATCGTCATCACCCACGATGAAGAGGTTGCGGCCCGCGCGCACCGCGTGATCCGAATCGTCGACGGCAGGATCGCTGAAGACACCGGAGTTTCGCAGTCCATACCGAGCGGTGTGAGTGTGCCGCCTGAGAAGCCGCGCAGGGGGCCGTTGCGTACCCGGGTGGCTGATGTGCTCGCGGAATCCCTCACGGAGGTTTTGCTCCGCGGGATCCGCACAGCGTTTCTGGTGTTGGCGTTCGCGTTAGGCATCGGCGGGCTGATTGCTTCCGTGGGGATCAGCCAGACCGCCGCAGTCCAGATCAACGAGCGCCTCGAAGCCGCGGCGTTTGACGAAGTGTGGGTCACCACCCCGTACTACGAACGGGAAGAACTCGAGGAGAGCCTCGCACGCGATCAGGAACGGATCCAGCAGCTTCCGCACGTGCAGCGGGTGACGCGCATGATTCAGCTGCCCGCCTCGTCGACTGGCTTGTACCGGTTGGAACCCGGCGATGTGAACTCAGGTGGGGGACTACAGATCATCGCGGTGGATGACGAGTTTTTCGCGGCCCAAGACCTTACGGTGGGGAAGAAACAGACAGCGGATCTTTTCGGGATACCGGCTGTTAATTCGGTAGCGGTTGTGGGGCCTGACGCTCTGCAAGCCCTGAACCTCCCCAGCAGTGGCGCCGACGGCTCGATTGTGGTGGGCGACCATCGTTTGAACGTCGTTGACTCCTTCACGACGGGTGAACGACGCCCTGGGCTCAGCAACGCGGTATTGGTCCCGTTGTCTTTGGCACCACAGCTGCATCTGGGACAGCCTCAGCTGTTGATTCGGACGGAGAAGGGTTTCCCGGCCGCCTTGGCGGAGGCCGTACCGATGCAGCTGGATGCGGCTGATCCGGGCAGTTACCGGGTTCAAACTGTGGCTGATTTGCGGAACCTCCGCATGGGCGTGTCTACGGATCTCGATGCGCTGGTTGGCATCATGGCGGCGACCTTGCTGATTCTGGCGGCTGTGAGCGCTTCGACGTCGATGTATTTGACTGTGCTGTCGCGTGCGCCGGAGATCGCTCTGCGCCGCGCTCTAGGAACAACCCGGAAGGGTATTGCCGCACGGTTCGTGACGGAGGGTGTGCTGATTGGTTTCATCGGTGGGGCAGTGGGTGCGCTCGCGGGTGTTATTGGTGTTGTTGTGGTGTCTGCTGCGCAAGGCTGGACGCCTCAGGTTGAGCCGTGGCTTGTGCCGGTAGGTTTGGGGCTCGGTGTTGTGGCTGGCCTTGTGTCTGCTGTTGTTCCGGCTTTTATTGCGAGCAAGCAGCCTCCAAGCAACGCCCTCTAA
- a CDS encoding polyprenyl synthetase family protein, with the protein MTDSTKAPLAHISPDTSPEHISSLFREAIEEHVKAFFEQQRHDLSRVSHRTNALVDAISSLSSGGKRLRPIFALWGALAAGGDANDERLLTLGTALELFQAAALIHDDIIDHSDTRRGQPAVHRKLEALHRENGWNRSASEFGIAGAILAGDIALALSETLFNQADAGAKARELFDEMRTQVMAGQYLDVLAEQTGSQLTPDEAAENAWTIVTYKAARYSAEKPTLLGAALAGADQELLDGLSAFSLPAGQAFQLRDDELGVFGDPAQTGKPAGDDIREGKRTLLIALTRQRINEEQQAWLESVLGREDLDDATIEEVRELIRNSGAAEDHARQIDALYDEAMTALDALDIPEQAREGLRSVAAAAVRRHA; encoded by the coding sequence ATGACCGATTCTACGAAGGCACCCCTGGCACACATCAGCCCAGACACCTCGCCTGAGCACATCAGCTCCCTCTTCCGCGAAGCCATCGAAGAACACGTCAAAGCCTTCTTTGAACAACAGCGGCACGACCTCAGCCGCGTCAGCCACCGCACCAACGCCCTGGTCGACGCGATCAGCTCGCTCAGCTCGGGCGGCAAGCGACTCCGGCCGATCTTCGCCCTCTGGGGAGCGCTCGCAGCCGGCGGCGACGCCAACGACGAGCGCCTCCTGACGCTTGGAACCGCGCTTGAACTCTTCCAGGCAGCCGCGCTCATCCACGATGACATCATCGACCACTCAGACACCCGCCGCGGCCAACCCGCAGTACACCGCAAACTCGAAGCCCTCCACCGGGAAAACGGATGGAACCGTTCTGCGTCCGAATTCGGCATCGCGGGCGCAATCCTCGCCGGCGACATCGCCCTGGCCTTGAGCGAAACCCTCTTCAACCAGGCCGACGCCGGCGCGAAGGCACGCGAACTCTTCGACGAAATGCGCACCCAGGTCATGGCCGGCCAATACCTCGACGTCCTCGCCGAACAAACCGGATCCCAGCTAACCCCCGACGAAGCCGCGGAAAACGCCTGGACCATCGTGACCTATAAAGCCGCACGCTACTCCGCCGAAAAACCGACCCTGCTCGGAGCGGCACTTGCCGGCGCGGATCAAGAACTCCTCGACGGGCTCTCTGCATTCTCGTTGCCGGCGGGGCAAGCGTTCCAGCTGCGCGACGACGAACTCGGCGTATTCGGCGACCCCGCCCAAACAGGTAAGCCAGCGGGCGACGACATCCGCGAAGGCAAACGCACACTCCTCATCGCGCTGACCCGCCAAAGGATCAACGAAGAACAGCAAGCGTGGCTCGAATCCGTGCTCGGGCGCGAAGACCTTGACGACGCCACGATCGAAGAAGTCCGCGAACTCATCCGAAACTCAGGAGCGGCAGAAGATCACGCCCGCCAGATCGATGCGCTCTACGACGAAGCCATGACCGCACTCGATGCCCTCGACATCCCCGAGCAAGCCCGCGAAGGACTCCGCTCTGTAGCAGCGGCGGCTGTGCGTCGGCACGCATAG
- a CDS encoding G5 domain-containing protein, with amino-acid sequence MDPSASSTDKTRWGLSVSFDNSKDRTFADWGFTNSGLMGGYLNTGQVNSMNVGQTFLAGKVVTHKADESIVIDGVRQQRNLNLNADLTDAKVKQFAEATAANPVRYAWQGNYTKENPDGPRATHGTSATFTAVVNPWPSENIECNPITVSWENFEKHVIVPGDETKVGKINIPAVTGDGTDDSMSRMVVEAYDGNGKFIGTTDPAASGGTKNLRIADNGDIYFTWPEYRGTDLATDKNVNFSVLAKPRSVDQLKAAAKGNNEFIEHDGAFDSSNSLTRYNKANVIDSKAFSLDDTEYHSPKYDKTDATIISGVDSATGPIATEPQKVTFTQTPDLIKDLAKKKADGGFEAKVTLDEKYVYEGWTVEMDENYNVTVTAPENPRPGTFARPVVTVEYSNGSTDKLELLVVVDPNNTQVTDLVRPSLTKGTIGDDLTAQVGTKSIMKGYKPVHPAKFEIDESTVPEGWTVTVDETGKVTAKADDTVAPGTIITPTVKATYPDGTTDEIETQFQAIVDIKIPNYDTVTNKPNAKVTLKPEVPERGLSGNTTDEAPKRYTFKDGSTEMTVTDDSGTWTVKIDENTGEITTTIPRTAPEGYILDVPVLAYYDNADKPQEVKGTVVVLKSDVSATYSVETTGPNQAVNHQVQDAPKGSKFSFGKDENGAPITEQEVDGWKYTVNPDTGVVSSTPPADAKPGDNKTINVTVQTPDGSTPLVPVTTVVKLTNNWEAEPSYPVQTVYPGETATLPLALDKPDTVNVAKENPYKLGDVPAGWNVSIDDNGQITATAPEDAKPGDQVKIPVTVTYEDGSTDTTYAVVNVLGVPEREVPFQVEYKYDDSIPAGEYKVETKGKPGKEKMKKDGTWERSEEPQNEVVVIGTKPAESAKEVTWKVPIPYPTEVRENPDLKPGETRVVQEGENGEKTFTAKFTASGDQAEVVEEETTKEPVKRIVEYGPGIAPSELVTKTEKPIPFETKVIFDDTLEAGQQVVDQKGEVGTEVETSTQKLVDGKPSGDPVVTSERTKEPTEQIIRVGTKTTGETSETVTSEVPFGVKIEFDPNMPAGTSEVVTEGVPGEKTVTITREIVNSKPDDPQITEKITKQPVDQVIKVGTKPSEASSKVTWTAQVPFEVITRPNPELKPGEIKVVQKGVPGEKTYTADFSATGDQATVTPEEKQTKDPVDEIIEYGPAAEDTEVVTKVEKPVPFETEIVFDDTLEKGKQVVDQEGELGTEVVTSTQKIKDGKLDGDPEVTTERTKEPTKRIIRVGTYDPAPSVEPKQVELPYTTKIVYDKNLEPGQEVVDQEGENGLIEVTVKDGQPQVKTVKEPVERIVRVGTKPAEGVEWTEEIAFEVKVVEDPELEAGKVETVQQGKPGERVHKTDGTEEVRVEPVKHIIKVGTKCNCDQPTPEPSEDPTPDPTEDPTPDPTEDPTPEPSEDPTPDPSEDPTPDPSEDPTPEPSEDPAPSEEPSEDPSEDPSEDPAPAPTEDPTTDPTEDPTGEPGESPSESPSAPGADNNKPAQPQKPGTPPLARTGINAGGALATVALMMLGGVGLLALRRRPSQR; translated from the coding sequence TTGGACCCGAGCGCGAGCAGCACCGACAAAACCCGGTGGGGCTTGAGCGTCTCCTTCGATAATTCGAAGGACCGCACGTTCGCTGATTGGGGCTTTACCAATTCAGGCCTTATGGGCGGGTACCTCAACACAGGTCAAGTCAATTCGATGAATGTCGGCCAGACGTTTCTTGCAGGCAAGGTAGTCACTCATAAGGCCGATGAAAGCATCGTGATTGATGGAGTTAGGCAACAGCGAAACCTGAACCTCAACGCGGACCTGACCGATGCGAAAGTCAAGCAGTTCGCTGAGGCCACTGCCGCCAACCCGGTACGTTACGCCTGGCAGGGAAACTATACGAAGGAAAATCCTGATGGGCCAAGGGCCACCCACGGGACCAGCGCAACCTTCACTGCCGTTGTGAACCCGTGGCCGAGCGAGAACATCGAATGTAACCCGATCACGGTGTCGTGGGAGAACTTCGAGAAGCACGTCATCGTCCCTGGTGATGAAACCAAGGTCGGCAAGATCAACATCCCGGCTGTGACGGGCGACGGCACGGATGACTCCATGTCCCGCATGGTCGTGGAGGCCTACGACGGCAACGGCAAGTTCATCGGCACCACCGACCCGGCAGCATCTGGCGGTACCAAGAACCTGCGTATCGCGGACAACGGTGACATCTACTTCACCTGGCCCGAGTACCGCGGTACTGACTTGGCCACCGACAAGAACGTAAACTTCTCCGTTCTGGCAAAGCCGCGTAGCGTGGACCAGCTCAAGGCCGCAGCTAAGGGCAACAATGAGTTTATCGAGCATGACGGAGCCTTCGACAGCTCGAACTCGCTGACCCGCTACAACAAGGCGAACGTCATCGACTCCAAGGCATTCTCCTTGGATGACACCGAGTACCACTCCCCGAAGTACGACAAGACGGACGCCACGATTATCTCCGGCGTCGATAGCGCTACCGGTCCGATTGCTACCGAGCCGCAGAAGGTCACCTTCACCCAGACCCCTGACCTGATCAAGGACCTGGCGAAGAAGAAGGCTGACGGCGGTTTCGAAGCCAAGGTCACCCTGGACGAGAAGTACGTCTACGAGGGCTGGACCGTGGAGATGGACGAGAACTACAACGTCACCGTCACCGCTCCGGAAAACCCCCGCCCGGGCACCTTCGCGCGCCCTGTGGTGACGGTGGAGTACTCCAACGGTTCCACGGACAAGCTGGAGCTCCTCGTGGTTGTTGACCCGAACAACACTCAGGTCACCGACCTCGTGCGCCCAAGCCTGACGAAGGGCACCATCGGTGATGACCTCACCGCCCAGGTGGGCACCAAGTCCATCATGAAGGGCTACAAGCCGGTTCACCCGGCCAAGTTCGAGATTGACGAGTCCACTGTGCCTGAAGGCTGGACCGTGACGGTCGATGAGACCGGCAAGGTCACCGCGAAGGCAGACGACACCGTGGCGCCGGGCACCATCATCACCCCGACGGTGAAGGCGACCTACCCGGATGGCACCACCGATGAGATCGAGACCCAGTTCCAGGCGATCGTGGACATCAAGATCCCGAACTACGACACGGTAACCAATAAGCCGAACGCGAAGGTCACTCTCAAGCCTGAGGTCCCAGAGCGAGGCCTGAGCGGCAACACGACCGACGAAGCTCCGAAGCGCTACACCTTCAAGGACGGCTCGACTGAGATGACCGTCACGGATGACAGCGGCACGTGGACCGTCAAGATCGACGAGAACACTGGTGAAATCACCACGACCATTCCGCGGACGGCGCCTGAGGGTTACATCCTGGATGTTCCGGTTCTTGCCTACTACGACAACGCTGACAAGCCGCAGGAAGTCAAGGGCACCGTCGTTGTTCTCAAGAGCGACGTCTCTGCGACGTACTCCGTGGAGACGACTGGCCCGAACCAGGCTGTGAACCACCAGGTACAGGACGCACCTAAGGGTTCCAAGTTCTCCTTCGGCAAGGATGAGAACGGCGCCCCGATCACTGAGCAGGAAGTCGACGGCTGGAAGTACACGGTCAACCCGGACACCGGTGTCGTATCATCGACCCCGCCGGCTGACGCCAAGCCGGGTGACAATAAGACCATCAACGTGACCGTCCAGACCCCGGATGGCTCTACCCCGCTGGTGCCTGTCACCACTGTGGTGAAGCTGACCAACAACTGGGAAGCTGAGCCATCCTATCCGGTGCAGACCGTGTACCCGGGCGAAACCGCAACGCTGCCACTTGCACTGGACAAGCCGGACACCGTGAATGTCGCGAAGGAAAACCCATACAAGCTGGGTGATGTTCCTGCCGGCTGGAATGTCAGCATTGACGACAACGGCCAGATCACCGCAACCGCACCTGAGGATGCGAAGCCAGGCGATCAGGTCAAGATCCCGGTAACGGTGACCTACGAGGACGGCTCTACGGATACCACTTACGCTGTGGTCAACGTCCTAGGAGTCCCTGAGCGTGAGGTTCCGTTCCAGGTCGAGTACAAGTACGACGATTCCATCCCTGCCGGCGAGTACAAGGTTGAGACCAAGGGCAAGCCTGGCAAGGAGAAGATGAAGAAGGACGGTACTTGGGAGCGCTCCGAAGAGCCTCAGAATGAGGTCGTCGTCATCGGCACCAAGCCGGCTGAGAGCGCCAAGGAAGTCACCTGGAAGGTTCCAATCCCGTACCCGACCGAGGTTCGCGAGAACCCGGACCTGAAGCCTGGTGAAACCCGGGTTGTTCAGGAAGGTGAGAACGGTGAGAAGACCTTCACCGCTAAGTTCACCGCTTCGGGTGATCAGGCTGAGGTCGTCGAGGAAGAGACCACCAAGGAGCCTGTCAAGCGGATCGTCGAGTACGGCCCTGGCATTGCTCCGAGCGAGCTGGTAACGAAGACCGAGAAGCCGATTCCGTTCGAGACCAAGGTGATCTTCGACGACACCCTCGAAGCCGGCCAGCAGGTTGTTGACCAGAAGGGTGAGGTTGGTACCGAGGTTGAGACCTCGACTCAGAAGCTCGTAGACGGCAAGCCTTCGGGCGACCCAGTCGTGACCTCTGAGCGCACCAAGGAACCAACCGAGCAGATCATCCGTGTGGGCACCAAGACCACCGGTGAAACCTCTGAGACGGTTACGTCGGAGGTTCCGTTTGGTGTGAAGATCGAATTCGATCCGAACATGCCTGCCGGTACGTCCGAGGTTGTGACCGAGGGTGTTCCAGGTGAGAAGACGGTGACGATCACACGCGAGATCGTCAACTCGAAGCCTGACGACCCTCAGATCACCGAGAAGATCACCAAGCAGCCTGTTGACCAGGTCATCAAGGTCGGCACCAAGCCGTCCGAGGCTTCTTCGAAGGTCACTTGGACTGCCCAGGTTCCGTTCGAGGTTATTACCCGCCCGAACCCGGAGCTGAAGCCGGGCGAGATCAAGGTCGTCCAGAAGGGCGTCCCTGGCGAGAAGACCTACACGGCTGACTTCTCCGCAACGGGCGACCAGGCAACGGTCACCCCTGAAGAGAAACAGACCAAGGACCCGGTCGACGAGATCATCGAGTACGGCCCAGCAGCTGAGGACACCGAAGTGGTGACTAAGGTTGAGAAGCCTGTTCCGTTCGAGACTGAGATCGTCTTCGACGACACCCTGGAAAAAGGTAAGCAGGTTGTTGACCAGGAAGGTGAGCTTGGTACCGAGGTTGTGACCTCGACTCAGAAGATCAAGGACGGCAAGCTGGATGGCGATCCAGAGGTGACGACTGAGCGCACCAAGGAACCAACCAAGCGCATCATCCGCGTGGGCACCTACGACCCGGCACCGTCTGTGGAGCCGAAGCAGGTTGAGCTGCCGTACACCACTAAGATCGTCTACGACAAGAACCTTGAACCAGGCCAGGAGGTCGTGGATCAGGAAGGCGAAAACGGCCTCATCGAGGTGACTGTCAAGGACGGTCAGCCACAAGTGAAGACCGTCAAGGAGCCTGTCGAGAGGATCGTCCGTGTTGGCACCAAGCCAGCTGAGGGCGTCGAGTGGACCGAGGAGATTGCGTTCGAGGTCAAGGTTGTTGAAGACCCTGAGCTCGAGGCCGGTAAGGTCGAGACCGTTCAGCAGGGTAAGCCTGGTGAGCGTGTTCACAAGACTGACGGAACAGAGGAAGTTCGCGTTGAGCCGGTGAAGCACATCATCAAGGTCGGCACCAAGTGCAACTGCGACCAGCCAACCCCGGAGCCTTCCGAGGATCCAACCCCGGACCCAACCGAGGACCCAACCCCAGACCCAACCGAGGACCCAACCCCAGAACCTTCCGAGGACCCGACCCCGGACCCGTCTGAGGACCCGACCCCGGACCCATCTGAGGACCCAACCCCAGAACCGTCTGAGGATCCGGCGCCGTCCGAGGAACCTTCTGAGGATCCGTCGGAAGATCCGTCGGAGGACCCAGCCCCGGCTCCAACCGAGGATCCAACCACGGATCCGACCGAGGACCCGACCGGTGAGCCAGGTGAATCGCCTAGCGAGAGCCCAAGCGCGCCAGGTGCAGACAACAACAAGCCTGCTCAGCCGCAGAAGCCTGGTACGCCTCCCCTGGCTCGTACCGGTATCAACGCTGGCGGGGCGCTGGCTACGGTTGCTCTGATGATGCTCGGTGGCGTAGGCCTGCTGGCATTGCGTCGGCGTCCATCGCAGCGCTAA
- the dinB gene encoding DNA polymerase IV, which yields MGESRQKPERVIAHVDIDAFFVSVERILDPCLQNRPIIVSQDSPRAVVLSASYDVRAYGVHSGQPVAQAKNMAPHALIVPPTRSAYGKASARVMEVLRDVTPLVEQVSVDEAFMDITGVSRHYSSPFHCAEVVRQRIKQAVGLPASVGLAPNKFLAKMASDKAKPDGVYAITPAAVDEFMRQLPVGELFGVGKATELKLHSQGLMTAGDVAQADPRRMQRLLGKHGPELIKLARGIDPRPVVTERVEKSVSHEHTFDADVTDEAVLRRWVMELSFKVAERVRAAGHRFYVVGLKVRWDDFTTISRQRRLSDPTASSAVMSEVALSLLSALPRPLKPVRLIGVRAGEFASEREGEQLTFDWDQTPAEVSNTPAKREGRRDAGKMTDAEKTMDAINARFKDSVRPASFLHGSTQKHDAGPSEKRPLGKRGVKRFGD from the coding sequence ATGGGTGAGTCCAGGCAGAAGCCCGAGCGCGTCATCGCGCATGTGGACATCGACGCGTTTTTTGTTTCGGTTGAGCGGATTCTTGATCCATGTCTGCAGAACCGCCCGATCATCGTCTCGCAGGATAGCCCGCGGGCTGTGGTGTTGTCGGCTTCGTATGATGTGCGTGCGTACGGGGTTCATTCGGGTCAGCCTGTGGCGCAGGCCAAGAATATGGCGCCTCACGCGTTGATTGTCCCTCCTACGCGGTCTGCGTATGGCAAGGCGTCGGCGCGGGTCATGGAGGTATTGAGGGACGTGACGCCGCTGGTTGAGCAGGTGAGCGTGGATGAAGCGTTCATGGACATCACCGGGGTTAGTCGTCACTACTCGAGCCCTTTTCATTGCGCCGAGGTGGTTCGGCAGCGCATCAAGCAGGCGGTGGGGTTGCCGGCGTCGGTGGGGCTTGCCCCGAATAAGTTTTTGGCAAAGATGGCCAGCGATAAAGCGAAACCTGACGGCGTATATGCGATTACGCCGGCCGCTGTTGATGAGTTCATGCGGCAGCTTCCCGTGGGTGAGCTGTTTGGCGTGGGGAAGGCTACTGAGCTGAAGCTGCATTCGCAGGGGCTCATGACGGCGGGCGATGTTGCGCAGGCTGATCCGCGCCGCATGCAGCGGCTTCTGGGTAAGCATGGGCCGGAGCTCATCAAGCTTGCGCGGGGGATTGATCCGCGGCCGGTGGTCACAGAGCGTGTGGAGAAGTCTGTTTCGCATGAGCACACGTTCGATGCCGATGTCACTGATGAGGCGGTGTTGCGACGGTGGGTCATGGAGTTGTCGTTTAAGGTCGCGGAGCGTGTACGGGCGGCTGGACACCGTTTTTATGTTGTCGGCTTGAAAGTTCGGTGGGATGACTTCACAACGATTTCGCGTCAGCGCCGCTTGAGCGACCCGACGGCTTCCTCGGCTGTTATGAGTGAGGTCGCGTTGTCGCTGCTGTCTGCGCTACCTCGTCCGTTGAAGCCTGTCCGGTTGATCGGCGTGAGGGCGGGCGAGTTCGCTTCTGAACGCGAAGGTGAGCAACTCACGTTCGACTGGGACCAAACCCCGGCCGAGGTGAGCAATACGCCGGCCAAACGTGAGGGACGCAGGGACGCGGGGAAGATGACGGACGCGGAGAAGACGATGGATGCGATCAACGCACGCTTCAAAGACAGCGTGCGGCCCGCATCGTTCTTGCATGGATCTACTCAGAAGCACGATGCAGGGCCCAGTGAGAAGCGACCGCTCGGTAAACGCGGGGTAAAGCGTTTCGGTGATTGA
- a CDS encoding Rv2175c family DNA-binding protein yields MQNSVQNHEAPNGGQDLETLVGEWTTVPDIVESTGLDVRELRRLLDIRAIVAVPIGESGVKKIPARFFRDGEPLDSLKGTIQVLTDAGYSDEELIAWLFTEDETLPGSPMDALEAGRKTEVRRRASALAW; encoded by the coding sequence GTGCAGAATTCAGTACAGAATCATGAGGCGCCGAACGGCGGACAGGATCTTGAAACGCTCGTAGGCGAGTGGACGACCGTTCCGGACATTGTTGAATCCACTGGCTTGGATGTGCGCGAGCTACGCCGCTTGCTTGACATTCGGGCGATTGTTGCGGTTCCGATCGGGGAGAGCGGTGTTAAGAAGATTCCGGCTCGTTTCTTCCGGGATGGCGAACCGTTGGATTCGCTCAAAGGCACCATTCAGGTGCTCACTGACGCCGGTTATAGCGATGAGGAGCTTATTGCGTGGCTCTTCACTGAGGATGAGACTCTGCCTGGCAGCCCGATGGATGCGCTGGAAGCGGGACGCAAGACTGAGGTGCGTCGTCGCGCATCGGCTTTGGCATGGTAG